The following coding sequences lie in one Primulina huaijiensis isolate GDHJ02 chromosome 2, ASM1229523v2, whole genome shotgun sequence genomic window:
- the LOC140970810 gene encoding uncharacterized protein isoform X6: MHNESEIVPNHNHSMIQVGLPHPQFDVSLCGASTPNIDKISDLYSHFQGPPDHSSNLSTKNNNGALEMPSMQPSGFGNLLLNKKRNLYSDLISMSDESLPSNQVPVQGFSCGISYGNYSHQGMTAQRSALPLESEARQENEGWHELTLRKVLKPAPSDPDTSLDPLEQKFLYSTDDNIFGSSFSRSIDNGLETFASTALEHASYIDRFPTIQSGSWSALMQSAVAETSSGDGGLQEEWSGLNFQNSELLTDNQTSNYIGIVKQNSNWVDTDLQNSSLLSVKTEIVLDDSNINGSSPGFQQSNPQYLRQKEGNHSESSHVSNQYSPTNNSLYNCQQKHPTGCSQLFQGSSFPKIRSGQRKEHSKNDVCHLSNNSQPGLNSSDHELRGTIWPHGSTLCEIQKPFDQAVQQNIHGYSIESEKISSGMNDEPIQVLRASSDLYSQSMIYQASNTMLDLLNKDRTSINHAPEMHLSAKISAQNESPRTETSVAACAKPCNNSPISLDQRTLQSSLAVGNSCSTYPPGHNVNDRFENQHAPASLKPIDLATNGLVYSSDSSMLKNADFISSELPVLKNQQVTQAAVTSVSSQHVGFPTGLFSQWVDVTTQPYALSSKPQKSPNFFRSLNSEDSSLETRSVLPNEQSSINSSRHEFIAQRFCASSGKPEYHEQQLVAESFIQKDSTEIINSFSVSSYNHDQDLYRENHLEANVVACSSLMTQSHQPSNKLEQNDTESPYQSLISLQSAQYISKHDGTVKNGQLFPIYDSKAASNTVKRFSGMAIESSMLPSIAATFIVSEQSSPNKLPSYATCQNMAVSKPKKRKVAFDMVPWHKEVQYDSFMLQNIRVAELEWAEASSRRPEEVKNEFEILEDMQSRFRAKRRLVFATQLMQQVFQPAPAVILSSDACSNCDGVTYFAARFSFADACLVTSNSQMPSDGNGMSPDKLKSYKRCIASDFSEAVEGLVDKVKKLEGELLRMDKSLSIVDIKVESHELEKFSIINRFAKFHIMAQPTGADSIASNGTSKVSKKYPQRYVSARPMPKTVPEGTDLLILHVKEDWGKFPEISASESGFMTSHLHLTFKGWGTRLSYIKIVSSLHSLFLCILFE, translated from the exons ATGCACAATGAATCGGAAATTGTACCAAATCATAACCATTCTATGATTCAAGTGGGCTTACCACACCCGCAGTTTGACGTCTCGTTATGTGGAgcttctactccaaatattgaTAAAATTTCAGATCTATATTCTCACTTTCAAGGGCCTCCTGATCATTCTTCAAATCTGTCAACTAAGAACAATAATGGTGCTTTAGAAATGCCCTCCATGCAACCATCAGGATTCGGCAACTTGCTcttgaataaaaaaagaaatttgtaTTCAGATCTGATAAGCATGTCAGATGAGTCTTTACCATCCAATCAAGTTCCTGTTCAAGGTTTTAGCTGTGGAATCTCATATGGAAACTACTCCCATCAAGGAATGACAGCTCAGAGGAGTGCATTACCTCTGGAATCTGAGGCGAGACAAGAGAATGAGGGTTGGCATGAACTCACTCTGAGGAAAGTATTGAAACCTGCTCCGTCTGATCCTGATACTTCTCTTGACCCATTGGAGCAGAAGTTCTTATACAGTACAGATGACAACATTTTTGGATCTTCATTTAGCAGGAGTATAGATAATGGATTGGAAACATTTGCGAGTACTGCATTGGAGCACGCATCTTACATTGACAGATTTCCCACTATTCAAAGTGGTAGCTGGAGTGCGCTGATGCAGTCTGCCGTGGCAGAAACTTCTAGTGGTGATGGTGGGTTACAAGAAGAATGGAGTGGATTGAACTTTCAGAACTCAGAACTATTAACTGATAATCAAACCTCCAATTACATTGGTATTGTGAAGCAGAACAGCAATTGGGTCGATACAGACTTACAAAATTCCTCCCTTCTAAGTGTGAAAACTGAGATTGtgctggatgattcaaatataAATGGCTCATCCCCTGGTTTTCAACAGTCAAATCCCCAATATTTGAGGCAGAAAGAGGGTAATCACTCAGAATCTTCCCATGTTTCCAACCAATACTCCCCTACAAATAATAGCCTGTATAACTGTCAGCAGAAGCATCCTACGGGTTGTAGTCAGCTGTTTCAAGGTTCGAGTTTTCCCAAGATTAGGTCAGGTCAACGAAAAGAGCATTCAAAAAATGATGTATGTCATCTTAGCAATAACAGCCAGCCCGGCCTTAATAGCTCAG ATCATGAATTGAGAGGCACCATATGGCCTCATGGAAGTACCCTTTGTGAGATTCAAAAGCCATTTGACCAG GCGGTCCAGCAGAATATTCACGGTTATTCGATAgaatcagagaagatatcttctGGAATGAACGATGAACCTATACAAGTTCTAAGAGCTTCTTCTGATCTTTATAGTCAAAGTATGATTTATCAGGCAAG CAACACTATGCTTGATCTTCTTAACAAGGATAGGACATCCATCAATCATGCACCTGAAATGCACTTAAGTGCAAAAATCTCAGCTCAGAATGAATCACCACGAACTGAAACTTCTGTTGCAGCATGTGCCAAGCCATGCAATAATTCTCCTATTTCGCTGGATCAGCGGACTCTGCAGTCATCTTTGGCTGTG GGGAACTCATGTTCAACTTATCCTCCAGGCCATAATGTGAATGATCGTTTTGAGAACCAACATGCTCCAGCTTCACTTAAACCAATTGACTTGGCTACTAATGGCCTTGTTTATAGTTCTGACAGTTCTATGCTTAAAAATGCCGACTTTATAAGTTCAGAACTTCCAGTATTGAAGAATCAGCAAGTCACTCAAGCTGCAGTGACTTCAGTTTCATCACAACACGTGGGATTTCCAACCGGACTATTCTCTCAATGGGTAGATGTGACCACTCAGCCTTATGCTTTGTCCTCAAAACCTCAAAAATCTCCCAATTTCTTTCGTTCTCTCAATTCAGAAGATAGTAGCCTAGAAACTAGATCGGTGCTGCCAAATGAGCAGTCTAGTATAAATTCGTCTAGACACGAATTTATTGCGCAGAGGTTTTGTGCATCTTCAGGAAAACCAGAATATCATGAACAGCAGTTGGTTGCAGAAAGTTTTATCCAGAAGGACTCAACTGAGATAATTAATTCTTTCTCAGTAAGCAGTTATAATCATGATCAGGATTTGTATAGAGAGAATCACTTAGAAGCAAATGTTGTTGCTTGTAGTTCACTGATGACACAGTCACATCAGCCCTCTAATAAACTGGAGCAAAATGACACTGAGTCGCCTTATCAGTCGCTGATCAGTTTGCAGTCAGCCCAATATATTTCTAAGCATGATGGGACTGTCAAAAATGGGCAATTGTTCCCAATTTATGATTCAAAAGCTGCTAGCAATACTGTAAAAAGATTCTCAGGGATGGCAATTGAAAGCAGTATGTTGCCATCTATCGCAGCCACCTTTATAGTGAGTGAGCAATCGTCCCCTAATAAGTTGCCTTCATATGCCACATGTCAAAATATGGCAGTTTCAAAACCAAAGAAACGCAAAGTTGCATTTGACATGGTACCTTGGCACAAAGAAGTACAATATGATTCATTCATGCTTCAAAATATCAG AGTGGCTGAGTTAGAATGGGCGGAAGCTTCCAGTAGAAGACCTGAAGAA gttaaaaatgaatttgaaatccttGAAGATATGCAATCCAGGTTTCGAGCAAAAAGAAGGCTTGTTTTTGCAACACAGCTTATGCAACAGGTCTTTCAACCTGCACCTGCAGTTATTCTCTCCTCAGATGCCTGTTCAAATTGTGACGGGGTGACCTATTTTGCTGCAAGGTTCAGCTTTGCAGATGCATGCCTGGTGACTAGTAACTCTCAAATGCCATCAGATGGAAATGGCAT GTCACCTGACAAGTTAAAGAGTTATAAAAGATGTATTGCCTCTGATTTCTCCGAAGCTGTTGAAGGCTTAGTTGACAAAGTGAAGAAGCTTGAAGGTGAATTATTAAG AATGGACAAGAGTTTGTCAATTGTGGACATCAAGGTGGAATCCCATGAACTGGAGAAGTTCTCTATTATCAATCGTTTTGCAAAGTTCCACATCATGGCCCAGCCAACTGGGGCTGATTCTATAGCATCTAATGGCACGTCAAAAGTTTCCAAGAAATACCCCCAGAGATATGTTTCGGCACGTCCAATGCCTAAAACAGTACCAGAAGGAACAG ATTTACTCATTTTGCATGTAAAAGAGGACTGGGGAAAATTTCCTGAAATTAGTGCAAGTGAATCAG GGTTCATGACGTCACATTTGCATCTAACATTCAAGGGATGGGGAACTAGGCTCTCTTACATAAAAATTGTAAGTTCTTTACATAGTTTATTTTTGTGTATCCTGTTTGAATAA
- the LOC140970810 gene encoding uncharacterized protein isoform X2, with translation MHNESEIVPNHNHSMIQVGLPHPQFDVSLCGASTPNIDKISDLYSHFQGPPDHSSNLSTKNNNGALEMPSMQPSGFGNLLLNKKRNLYSDLISMSDESLPSNQVPVQGFSCGISYGNYSHQGMTAQRSALPLESEARQENEGWHELTLRKVLKPAPSDPDTSLDPLEQKFLYSTDDNIFGSSFSRSIDNGLETFASTALEHASYIDRFPTIQSGSWSALMQSAVAETSSGDGGLQEEWSGLNFQNSELLTDNQTSNYIGIVKQNSNWVDTDLQNSSLLSVKTEIVLDDSNINGSSPGFQQSNPQYLRQKEGNHSESSHVSNQYSPTNNSLYNCQQKHPTGCSQLFQGSSFPKIRSGQRKEHSKNDVCHLSNNSQPGLNSSGLDAEFHSVADHELRGTIWPHGSTLCEIQKPFDQVDHQMMAVQQNIHGYSIESEKISSGMNDEPIQVLRASSDLYSQSMIYQASNTMLDLLNKDRTSINHAPEMHLSAKISAQNESPRTETSVAACAKPCNNSPISLDQRTLQSSLAVGNSCSTYPPGHNVNDRFENQHAPASLKPIDLATNGLVYSSDSSMLKNADFISSELPVLKNQQVTQAAVTSVSSQHVGFPTGLFSQWVDVTTQPYALSSKPQKSPNFFRSLNSEDSSLETRSVLPNEQSSINSSRHEFIAQRFCASSGKPEYHEQQLVAESFIQKDSTEIINSFSVSSYNHDQDLYRENHLEANVVACSSLMTQSHQPSNKLEQNDTESPYQSLISLQSAQYISKHDGTVKNGQLFPIYDSKAASNTVKRFSGMAIESSMLPSIAATFIVSEQSSPNKLPSYATCQNMAVSKPKKRKVAFDMVPWHKEVQYDSFMLQNIRVAELEWAEASSRRPEEVKNEFEILEDMQSRFRAKRRLVFATQLMQQVFQPAPAVILSSDACSNCDGVTYFAARFSFADACLVTSNSQMPSDGNGMSPDKLKSYKRCIASDFSEAVEGLVDKVKKLEGELLRMDKSLSIVDIKVESHELEKFSIINRFAKFHIMAQPTGADSIASNGTSKVSKKYPQRYVSARPMPKTVPEGTDLLILHVKEDWGKFPEISASESGFMTSHLHLTFKGWGTRLSYIKIVLRLYPVSSSEKW, from the exons ATGCACAATGAATCGGAAATTGTACCAAATCATAACCATTCTATGATTCAAGTGGGCTTACCACACCCGCAGTTTGACGTCTCGTTATGTGGAgcttctactccaaatattgaTAAAATTTCAGATCTATATTCTCACTTTCAAGGGCCTCCTGATCATTCTTCAAATCTGTCAACTAAGAACAATAATGGTGCTTTAGAAATGCCCTCCATGCAACCATCAGGATTCGGCAACTTGCTcttgaataaaaaaagaaatttgtaTTCAGATCTGATAAGCATGTCAGATGAGTCTTTACCATCCAATCAAGTTCCTGTTCAAGGTTTTAGCTGTGGAATCTCATATGGAAACTACTCCCATCAAGGAATGACAGCTCAGAGGAGTGCATTACCTCTGGAATCTGAGGCGAGACAAGAGAATGAGGGTTGGCATGAACTCACTCTGAGGAAAGTATTGAAACCTGCTCCGTCTGATCCTGATACTTCTCTTGACCCATTGGAGCAGAAGTTCTTATACAGTACAGATGACAACATTTTTGGATCTTCATTTAGCAGGAGTATAGATAATGGATTGGAAACATTTGCGAGTACTGCATTGGAGCACGCATCTTACATTGACAGATTTCCCACTATTCAAAGTGGTAGCTGGAGTGCGCTGATGCAGTCTGCCGTGGCAGAAACTTCTAGTGGTGATGGTGGGTTACAAGAAGAATGGAGTGGATTGAACTTTCAGAACTCAGAACTATTAACTGATAATCAAACCTCCAATTACATTGGTATTGTGAAGCAGAACAGCAATTGGGTCGATACAGACTTACAAAATTCCTCCCTTCTAAGTGTGAAAACTGAGATTGtgctggatgattcaaatataAATGGCTCATCCCCTGGTTTTCAACAGTCAAATCCCCAATATTTGAGGCAGAAAGAGGGTAATCACTCAGAATCTTCCCATGTTTCCAACCAATACTCCCCTACAAATAATAGCCTGTATAACTGTCAGCAGAAGCATCCTACGGGTTGTAGTCAGCTGTTTCAAGGTTCGAGTTTTCCCAAGATTAGGTCAGGTCAACGAAAAGAGCATTCAAAAAATGATGTATGTCATCTTAGCAATAACAGCCAGCCCGGCCTTAATAGCTCAG GACTTGATGCCGAGTTTCACTCTGTTGCAGATCATGAATTGAGAGGCACCATATGGCCTCATGGAAGTACCCTTTGTGAGATTCAAAAGCCATTTGACCAGGTCGATCATCAAATGATG GCGGTCCAGCAGAATATTCACGGTTATTCGATAgaatcagagaagatatcttctGGAATGAACGATGAACCTATACAAGTTCTAAGAGCTTCTTCTGATCTTTATAGTCAAAGTATGATTTATCAGGCAAG CAACACTATGCTTGATCTTCTTAACAAGGATAGGACATCCATCAATCATGCACCTGAAATGCACTTAAGTGCAAAAATCTCAGCTCAGAATGAATCACCACGAACTGAAACTTCTGTTGCAGCATGTGCCAAGCCATGCAATAATTCTCCTATTTCGCTGGATCAGCGGACTCTGCAGTCATCTTTGGCTGTG GGGAACTCATGTTCAACTTATCCTCCAGGCCATAATGTGAATGATCGTTTTGAGAACCAACATGCTCCAGCTTCACTTAAACCAATTGACTTGGCTACTAATGGCCTTGTTTATAGTTCTGACAGTTCTATGCTTAAAAATGCCGACTTTATAAGTTCAGAACTTCCAGTATTGAAGAATCAGCAAGTCACTCAAGCTGCAGTGACTTCAGTTTCATCACAACACGTGGGATTTCCAACCGGACTATTCTCTCAATGGGTAGATGTGACCACTCAGCCTTATGCTTTGTCCTCAAAACCTCAAAAATCTCCCAATTTCTTTCGTTCTCTCAATTCAGAAGATAGTAGCCTAGAAACTAGATCGGTGCTGCCAAATGAGCAGTCTAGTATAAATTCGTCTAGACACGAATTTATTGCGCAGAGGTTTTGTGCATCTTCAGGAAAACCAGAATATCATGAACAGCAGTTGGTTGCAGAAAGTTTTATCCAGAAGGACTCAACTGAGATAATTAATTCTTTCTCAGTAAGCAGTTATAATCATGATCAGGATTTGTATAGAGAGAATCACTTAGAAGCAAATGTTGTTGCTTGTAGTTCACTGATGACACAGTCACATCAGCCCTCTAATAAACTGGAGCAAAATGACACTGAGTCGCCTTATCAGTCGCTGATCAGTTTGCAGTCAGCCCAATATATTTCTAAGCATGATGGGACTGTCAAAAATGGGCAATTGTTCCCAATTTATGATTCAAAAGCTGCTAGCAATACTGTAAAAAGATTCTCAGGGATGGCAATTGAAAGCAGTATGTTGCCATCTATCGCAGCCACCTTTATAGTGAGTGAGCAATCGTCCCCTAATAAGTTGCCTTCATATGCCACATGTCAAAATATGGCAGTTTCAAAACCAAAGAAACGCAAAGTTGCATTTGACATGGTACCTTGGCACAAAGAAGTACAATATGATTCATTCATGCTTCAAAATATCAG AGTGGCTGAGTTAGAATGGGCGGAAGCTTCCAGTAGAAGACCTGAAGAA gttaaaaatgaatttgaaatccttGAAGATATGCAATCCAGGTTTCGAGCAAAAAGAAGGCTTGTTTTTGCAACACAGCTTATGCAACAGGTCTTTCAACCTGCACCTGCAGTTATTCTCTCCTCAGATGCCTGTTCAAATTGTGACGGGGTGACCTATTTTGCTGCAAGGTTCAGCTTTGCAGATGCATGCCTGGTGACTAGTAACTCTCAAATGCCATCAGATGGAAATGGCAT GTCACCTGACAAGTTAAAGAGTTATAAAAGATGTATTGCCTCTGATTTCTCCGAAGCTGTTGAAGGCTTAGTTGACAAAGTGAAGAAGCTTGAAGGTGAATTATTAAG AATGGACAAGAGTTTGTCAATTGTGGACATCAAGGTGGAATCCCATGAACTGGAGAAGTTCTCTATTATCAATCGTTTTGCAAAGTTCCACATCATGGCCCAGCCAACTGGGGCTGATTCTATAGCATCTAATGGCACGTCAAAAGTTTCCAAGAAATACCCCCAGAGATATGTTTCGGCACGTCCAATGCCTAAAACAGTACCAGAAGGAACAG ATTTACTCATTTTGCATGTAAAAGAGGACTGGGGAAAATTTCCTGAAATTAGTGCAAGTGAATCAG GGTTCATGACGTCACATTTGCATCTAACATTCAAGGGATGGGGAACTAGGCTCTCTTACATAAAAATT GTACTAAGACTATATCCTGTTTCGAGCAGTGAAAAATGGTGA
- the LOC140970810 gene encoding uncharacterized protein isoform X5, producing the protein MHNESEIVPNHNHSMIQVGLPHPQFDVSLCGASTPNIDKISDLYSHFQGPPDHSSNLSTKNNNGALEMPSMQPSGFGNLLLNKKRNLYSDLISMSDESLPSNQVPVQGFSCGISYGNYSHQGMTAQRSALPLESEARQENEGWHELTLRKVLKPAPSDPDTSLDPLEQKFLYSTDDNIFGSSFSRSIDNGLETFASTALEHASYIDRFPTIQSGSWSALMQSAVAETSSGDGGLQEEWSGLNFQNSELLTDNQTSNYIGIVKQNSNWVDTDLQNSSLLSVKTEIVLDDSNINGSSPGFQQSNPQYLRQKEGNHSESSHVSNQYSPTNNSLYNCQQKHPTGCSQLFQGSSFPKIRSGQRKEHSKNDVCHLSNNSQPGLNSSGLDAEFHSVADHELRGTIWPHGSTLCEIQKPFDQVDHQMMAVQQNIHGYSIESEKISSGMNDEPIQVLRASSDLYSQSMIYQASNTMLDLLNKDRTSINHAPEMHLSAKISAQNESPRTETSVAACAKPCNNSPISLDQRTLQSSLAVGNSCSTYPPGHNVNDRFENQHAPASLKPIDLATNGLVYSSDSSMLKNADFISSELPVLKNQQVTQAAVTSVSSQHVGFPTGLFSQWVDVTTQPYALSSKPQKSPNFFRSLNSEDSSLETRSVLPNEQSSINSSRHEFIAQRFCASSGKPEYHEQQLVAESFIQKDSTEIINSFSVSSYNHDQDLYRENHLEANVVACSSLMTQSHQPSNKLEQNDTESPYQSLISLQSAQYISKHDGTVKNGQLFPIYDSKAASNTVKRFSGMAIESSMLPSIAATFIVSEQSSPNKLPSYATCQNMAVSKPKKRKVAFDMVPWHKEVQYDSFMLQNIRVAELEWAEASSRRPEEVKNEFEILEDMQSRFRAKRRLVFATQLMQQVFQPAPAVILSSDACSNCDGVTYFAARFSFADACLVTSNSQMPSDGNGMSPDKLKSYKRCIASDFSEAVEGLVDKVKKLEGELLRMDKSLSIVDIKVESHELEKFSIINRFAKFHIMAQPTGADSIASNGTSKVSKKYPQRYVSARPMPKTVPEGTDLLILHVKEDWGKFPEISASESGFMTSHLHLTFKGWGTRLSYIKI; encoded by the exons ATGCACAATGAATCGGAAATTGTACCAAATCATAACCATTCTATGATTCAAGTGGGCTTACCACACCCGCAGTTTGACGTCTCGTTATGTGGAgcttctactccaaatattgaTAAAATTTCAGATCTATATTCTCACTTTCAAGGGCCTCCTGATCATTCTTCAAATCTGTCAACTAAGAACAATAATGGTGCTTTAGAAATGCCCTCCATGCAACCATCAGGATTCGGCAACTTGCTcttgaataaaaaaagaaatttgtaTTCAGATCTGATAAGCATGTCAGATGAGTCTTTACCATCCAATCAAGTTCCTGTTCAAGGTTTTAGCTGTGGAATCTCATATGGAAACTACTCCCATCAAGGAATGACAGCTCAGAGGAGTGCATTACCTCTGGAATCTGAGGCGAGACAAGAGAATGAGGGTTGGCATGAACTCACTCTGAGGAAAGTATTGAAACCTGCTCCGTCTGATCCTGATACTTCTCTTGACCCATTGGAGCAGAAGTTCTTATACAGTACAGATGACAACATTTTTGGATCTTCATTTAGCAGGAGTATAGATAATGGATTGGAAACATTTGCGAGTACTGCATTGGAGCACGCATCTTACATTGACAGATTTCCCACTATTCAAAGTGGTAGCTGGAGTGCGCTGATGCAGTCTGCCGTGGCAGAAACTTCTAGTGGTGATGGTGGGTTACAAGAAGAATGGAGTGGATTGAACTTTCAGAACTCAGAACTATTAACTGATAATCAAACCTCCAATTACATTGGTATTGTGAAGCAGAACAGCAATTGGGTCGATACAGACTTACAAAATTCCTCCCTTCTAAGTGTGAAAACTGAGATTGtgctggatgattcaaatataAATGGCTCATCCCCTGGTTTTCAACAGTCAAATCCCCAATATTTGAGGCAGAAAGAGGGTAATCACTCAGAATCTTCCCATGTTTCCAACCAATACTCCCCTACAAATAATAGCCTGTATAACTGTCAGCAGAAGCATCCTACGGGTTGTAGTCAGCTGTTTCAAGGTTCGAGTTTTCCCAAGATTAGGTCAGGTCAACGAAAAGAGCATTCAAAAAATGATGTATGTCATCTTAGCAATAACAGCCAGCCCGGCCTTAATAGCTCAG GACTTGATGCCGAGTTTCACTCTGTTGCAGATCATGAATTGAGAGGCACCATATGGCCTCATGGAAGTACCCTTTGTGAGATTCAAAAGCCATTTGACCAGGTCGATCATCAAATGATG GCGGTCCAGCAGAATATTCACGGTTATTCGATAgaatcagagaagatatcttctGGAATGAACGATGAACCTATACAAGTTCTAAGAGCTTCTTCTGATCTTTATAGTCAAAGTATGATTTATCAGGCAAG CAACACTATGCTTGATCTTCTTAACAAGGATAGGACATCCATCAATCATGCACCTGAAATGCACTTAAGTGCAAAAATCTCAGCTCAGAATGAATCACCACGAACTGAAACTTCTGTTGCAGCATGTGCCAAGCCATGCAATAATTCTCCTATTTCGCTGGATCAGCGGACTCTGCAGTCATCTTTGGCTGTG GGGAACTCATGTTCAACTTATCCTCCAGGCCATAATGTGAATGATCGTTTTGAGAACCAACATGCTCCAGCTTCACTTAAACCAATTGACTTGGCTACTAATGGCCTTGTTTATAGTTCTGACAGTTCTATGCTTAAAAATGCCGACTTTATAAGTTCAGAACTTCCAGTATTGAAGAATCAGCAAGTCACTCAAGCTGCAGTGACTTCAGTTTCATCACAACACGTGGGATTTCCAACCGGACTATTCTCTCAATGGGTAGATGTGACCACTCAGCCTTATGCTTTGTCCTCAAAACCTCAAAAATCTCCCAATTTCTTTCGTTCTCTCAATTCAGAAGATAGTAGCCTAGAAACTAGATCGGTGCTGCCAAATGAGCAGTCTAGTATAAATTCGTCTAGACACGAATTTATTGCGCAGAGGTTTTGTGCATCTTCAGGAAAACCAGAATATCATGAACAGCAGTTGGTTGCAGAAAGTTTTATCCAGAAGGACTCAACTGAGATAATTAATTCTTTCTCAGTAAGCAGTTATAATCATGATCAGGATTTGTATAGAGAGAATCACTTAGAAGCAAATGTTGTTGCTTGTAGTTCACTGATGACACAGTCACATCAGCCCTCTAATAAACTGGAGCAAAATGACACTGAGTCGCCTTATCAGTCGCTGATCAGTTTGCAGTCAGCCCAATATATTTCTAAGCATGATGGGACTGTCAAAAATGGGCAATTGTTCCCAATTTATGATTCAAAAGCTGCTAGCAATACTGTAAAAAGATTCTCAGGGATGGCAATTGAAAGCAGTATGTTGCCATCTATCGCAGCCACCTTTATAGTGAGTGAGCAATCGTCCCCTAATAAGTTGCCTTCATATGCCACATGTCAAAATATGGCAGTTTCAAAACCAAAGAAACGCAAAGTTGCATTTGACATGGTACCTTGGCACAAAGAAGTACAATATGATTCATTCATGCTTCAAAATATCAG AGTGGCTGAGTTAGAATGGGCGGAAGCTTCCAGTAGAAGACCTGAAGAA gttaaaaatgaatttgaaatccttGAAGATATGCAATCCAGGTTTCGAGCAAAAAGAAGGCTTGTTTTTGCAACACAGCTTATGCAACAGGTCTTTCAACCTGCACCTGCAGTTATTCTCTCCTCAGATGCCTGTTCAAATTGTGACGGGGTGACCTATTTTGCTGCAAGGTTCAGCTTTGCAGATGCATGCCTGGTGACTAGTAACTCTCAAATGCCATCAGATGGAAATGGCAT GTCACCTGACAAGTTAAAGAGTTATAAAAGATGTATTGCCTCTGATTTCTCCGAAGCTGTTGAAGGCTTAGTTGACAAAGTGAAGAAGCTTGAAGGTGAATTATTAAG AATGGACAAGAGTTTGTCAATTGTGGACATCAAGGTGGAATCCCATGAACTGGAGAAGTTCTCTATTATCAATCGTTTTGCAAAGTTCCACATCATGGCCCAGCCAACTGGGGCTGATTCTATAGCATCTAATGGCACGTCAAAAGTTTCCAAGAAATACCCCCAGAGATATGTTTCGGCACGTCCAATGCCTAAAACAGTACCAGAAGGAACAG ATTTACTCATTTTGCATGTAAAAGAGGACTGGGGAAAATTTCCTGAAATTAGTGCAAGTGAATCAG GGTTCATGACGTCACATTTGCATCTAACATTCAAGGGATGGGGAACTAGGCTCTCTTACATAAAAATT TGA